From a single Notolabrus celidotus isolate fNotCel1 chromosome 7, fNotCel1.pri, whole genome shotgun sequence genomic region:
- the LOC117816575 gene encoding E3 ubiquitin-protein ligase TRIM21-like: MEAASCFLPEDQFLCSICLDVFTHPVTIPCGHNFCKDCISEHWSTKDQCLCPMCKKVFSSKPDLYINTFISEMVAQFRDKAQQEASSSSSEQQESKPGEVLCDICTGTKLKALKSCLDCLVSYCETHLELHLTAPRLKRHQLIDAVENLEDRMCPKHDKPLELFCKTDQTCVCVLCSVLDHKTHEFVPLGEEYEDKKAELEETDAEIQEMIQNRRVKIQEIKLSADLGKRNPDREMAEGVRVFTALKESVERGQAELMDSIKEKQKTAEQQDQDFIHQLEEEISELKKRSSEVKQLSGSEDHLHLLQRVQSLNINHPPPTKDWTQVNVCPTSHWGTVVGAAAQLEETLRKEMKKLLQAELRAAAQLGEALREEMRKLLQAKLRAAVQQEETLIGRMKKLLAQTELKRVQQYAADVTLDPDTAHPKLILSDDGKQVRDSDVWKNLPNNPERFSPCVYVLGKQSFSSGRFYFEVQVQGKTEWTFGVARESIDRKGLITARPQFGFWSLCLRNGKEYKALDNPPVLLSLRSQPEKVGVFVDYEEGLVSFHDVDSAALIYSFTGCSFTSKLHPYFGPSLNYKGKNSAPLIITPVNRERKAAFQDPTLKKD, from the coding sequence ATGGAGGCAGCGTCTTGTTTCCTGCCTGAGGACCAGTTCCTGtgctccatctgtctggatGTGTTCACTCATCCTGTCACCATACCATGTGGACACAACTTCTGCAAAGACTGCATCTCTGAACACTGGAGTACCAAAGACCAGTGCCTGTGTCCCATGTGTAAGAAGGTTTTCAGCTCAAAGCCCGATCTGTACATCAACACCTTCATCTCTGAGATGGTCGCTCAGTTCAGAGACAAAGCTCAGCaggaagccagcagcagcagctcagagcaaCAAGAGTCCAAACCAGGAGAAGTCCTCTGTGACATCTGCACTGGGACCAAACTGAAGGCCCTGAAGTCCTGCTTAGACTGTCTGGTGTCCTACTGTGAGACTCACCTGGAGCTTCACCTGACAGCTCCACGTCTGAAAAGACACCAGCTGATCGACGCCGTGGAGAACCTGGAGGACAGGATGTGTCCGAAGCACGATAAACCTCTGGAGCTGTTCTGTAAGACCGATCAGACGTGTGTCTGcgtcctctgctctgttttagACCACAAGACCCACGAGTTTGTTCCTCTGGGAGAAGAATATGAAGACAAGAAGGCCGAGCTGGAGGAGACGGACGCTGAAATCCAGGAGATGATCCAGAACAGACGAGTGAAGATTCAGGAGATCAAACTCTCAGCTGACCTCGGTAAGAGAAATCcagacagagagatggcagAAGGTGTTCGAGTCTTCACCGCTCTGAAGGAGTCTGTTGAGAGAGGCCAGGCCGAGCTCATGGACTCCatcaaagagaagcagaaaacagCAGAGCAACAGGACCAAGACTTCATCCACCAGCTGGAAGAGGAGATCTCTGAGCTGAAGAAGAGAAGCTCTGAAGTGAAGCAGCTCTCAGGCTCTGAAGACCACCTCCATCTTCTCCAGAGAGTCCAGTCCCTGAACATCAACCACCCACCACCAACCAAAGACTGGACACAGGTTAATGTCTGTCCAACTTCACATTGGGGGACTGTGGTGGGAGCTGCTGCTCAGCTGGAGGAGACTCTCAGAAAGGAGATGAAGAAGCTGCTTCAAGCTGAGCTGAGAGCTGCTGCTCAGCTGGGGGAGGCTctcagagaggagatgaggaagCTGCTTCAAGCTAAGCTGAGAGCTGCTGTTCAGCAGGAGGAGACTCTCATAGGACGGATGAAGAAGCTGCTGGCTCAAACTGAGCTGAAGAGAGTCCAGCAGTACGCAGCAGATGTGACTCTTGATCCTGATACAGCACATCCCAAACTCATCCTGTCTGATGATGGGAAACAAGTTAGGGATAGTGATGTGTGGAAGAATCTCCCAAACAACCCAGAGAGgttttctccttgtgtttatgttttaggAAAGCAGAGTTTCTCTTCAGGCAGATTTTACTTCGAGGTTCAGGTTCAAGGAAAAACTGAATGGACTTTCGGAGTGGCAAGAGAGTCGATCGACAGGAAGGGACTGATCACAGCGAGGCCTCAGTTTGGTTTCTGGTCATTATGTTTGAGAAATGGAAAAGAGTATAAAGCTCTTGATAACCCTCCAgtccttctctctctgaggtCTCAACCTGAGAAGGTGGGGGTGTTCGTGGATTATGAGGAGGGTCTGGTCTCCTTTCATGACGTAGACTCTGCAGCTCTTATCTACTCCTTCACTGGCTGCTCCTTCACCAGCAAACTCCACCCTTACTTCGGTCCTTCTCTAAACTACAAAGGTAAAAACTCCGCCCCTCTGATCATTACTCCTGTCAATCGGGAGAGAAAAGCGGCCTTTCAAGATCCCACTTTGAAAAAAGATTAA